A single Bosea sp. PAMC 26642 DNA region contains:
- a CDS encoding NAD(P)/FAD-dependent oxidoreductase codes for MQTDTIVLGAGIVGISVALHLQKAGRSVLLVDKRGPGEETSYGNAGLIQREGVYPYGFPHDFGALIRYAMNNTIDAHYHWNAIPKLAPFLWSYWLHSRASQHEAIAKKYATLIEHCVTEHDALAEEAGATALLRRKGWMKVFRTAAQQDERLAEAARWNRDYGLNYQVLDVATLRAEEPHLDQSLIGGLHWTDPVTVIDPLGLSKAYVALFEKLGGRLALGDAGTLAQDPSGWSVTLADGTKATAKDAVVALGPWADMVNDRLGYRLPLAVKRGYHMHYKPLGNAVLNHPVLDTERGYFLAPMAQGVRLTTGAEFADRDAPKTPVQLARAEPIAKTLFPLGERLDPEPWLGRRPCTPDMMPIIGPAPKHKNLWFSFGHAHHGLTLAAVTGRMIAEMVTGQKVFVDPTPFAPARFG; via the coding sequence ATGCAGACGGATACGATCGTTCTCGGCGCGGGCATCGTCGGCATTTCCGTGGCGCTGCATCTGCAGAAGGCCGGCCGCTCCGTCCTGCTCGTCGACAAGCGCGGCCCGGGCGAGGAGACCAGCTACGGCAATGCCGGGCTGATCCAGCGCGAGGGAGTCTACCCCTACGGCTTCCCGCATGATTTCGGCGCGCTGATCCGCTACGCGATGAACAACACCATCGACGCGCATTACCACTGGAATGCGATCCCCAAGCTCGCACCCTTCCTGTGGTCCTACTGGCTGCATTCGCGTGCCTCGCAGCACGAGGCCATCGCCAAAAAATACGCCACGCTGATCGAGCATTGCGTCACGGAGCACGACGCATTGGCGGAGGAAGCCGGCGCGACCGCGCTGCTGCGTCGCAAGGGCTGGATGAAGGTCTTCCGCACCGCCGCCCAGCAGGACGAGCGCCTGGCCGAGGCCGCGCGCTGGAACCGCGACTACGGCCTGAACTACCAGGTGCTGGACGTGGCGACGCTGCGCGCCGAGGAGCCCCATCTCGACCAGAGCTTGATCGGCGGACTGCACTGGACCGATCCGGTTACCGTGATCGATCCGCTCGGACTGTCGAAGGCCTATGTCGCGCTGTTCGAGAAGCTCGGCGGCAGGCTGGCCCTAGGCGATGCCGGCACGCTGGCGCAGGATCCTTCGGGCTGGAGCGTCACGCTTGCTGACGGCACCAAGGCGACGGCGAAGGATGCTGTCGTCGCGCTCGGCCCTTGGGCCGACATGGTCAACGACAGGCTCGGCTATCGCCTGCCGCTGGCGGTCAAGCGCGGCTACCACATGCACTACAAGCCGCTCGGCAACGCTGTGCTGAACCACCCTGTGCTCGACACCGAGCGCGGCTATTTCCTCGCCCCGATGGCACAAGGCGTCCGCCTGACCACCGGCGCCGAATTCGCCGATCGCGACGCGCCCAAAACGCCCGTTCAGCTAGCCCGTGCCGAGCCGATCGCGAAGACACTGTTCCCGCTTGGCGAGCGGCTCGACCCTGAGCCCTGGCTCGGCCGCCGCCCCTGCACGCCCGACATGATGCCGATCATCGGCCCGGCGCCGAAGCACAAGAACCTCTGGTTCTCCTTCGGCCACGCCCATCACGGCCTGACCTTGGCGGCCGTCACCGGCCGCATGATCGCCGAGATGGTCACCGGCCAGAAGGTCTTCGTCGATCCGACGCCCTTCGCCCCGGCGCGGTTCGGGTAG
- a CDS encoding dipeptidase, with the protein MAIAPPPVQDNAYTAALALLERAPLIDGHNDLPYVIKMSRSAKGDVGAYDLTKIHAEGDTDIPRMQAGKLAAQFFAAYVPPNHKHPAGFALSLIALMRDMLKRHAEIFRPGLAAADVEAAKAEGRIAIFMTIENGSALDNELDALDAYYDLGIRLMTLCHNGSHDWCDSATDAPRHNGLTTFGKEVIGRMNKLGMVVDLAHVSPKVMHDTLDVTSAPVVWSHSNAFSLCDHPRNVPDDVLDRVAGNGGVVMATFVPDFINQASRDWHKPAKDQYGKTPDGLDYEKAEAEIERKAGPKPKATLAQYCDHLDYLADRIGHDHVGIGSDFFGWINPDGLEDTTVFPSLVAELIRRGWSEENLEKLAGGNMLRVMRAVEQAADRQA; encoded by the coding sequence ATGGCCATCGCCCCGCCACCCGTCCAGGACAATGCCTACACGGCGGCACTCGCGCTGCTCGAGCGCGCGCCCCTGATCGACGGCCATAACGACCTGCCCTACGTCATCAAGATGAGCCGCAGTGCGAAGGGCGATGTCGGTGCCTACGACCTGACGAAGATCCATGCCGAGGGCGATACCGACATTCCGCGCATGCAGGCCGGCAAGCTCGCCGCGCAGTTCTTCGCGGCCTACGTCCCGCCCAATCACAAGCACCCGGCCGGCTTCGCACTCTCGCTCATCGCGCTGATGCGCGACATGCTGAAGCGCCATGCCGAAATCTTCCGGCCCGGCCTTGCGGCCGCCGATGTCGAGGCCGCCAAGGCCGAGGGCCGCATCGCGATCTTCATGACGATCGAGAACGGCTCGGCCCTCGACAACGAACTCGATGCGCTCGACGCCTATTACGATCTCGGCATCCGACTGATGACACTGTGCCACAATGGCAGCCATGACTGGTGCGATTCCGCGACCGACGCGCCCAGGCACAATGGTCTCACCACCTTCGGCAAGGAGGTGATCGGCCGCATGAACAAGCTCGGCATGGTGGTTGACCTCGCCCATGTCTCGCCGAAGGTGATGCACGACACGCTAGACGTGACCTCGGCGCCGGTCGTCTGGTCGCATTCCAACGCGTTCTCGCTCTGCGACCACCCGCGCAACGTCCCAGACGACGTGCTCGATCGGGTCGCCGGCAATGGGGGCGTCGTCATGGCGACCTTCGTGCCCGATTTCATCAACCAGGCCTCGCGCGACTGGCACAAGCCTGCCAAGGATCAGTACGGCAAGACGCCCGACGGGCTCGACTACGAGAAGGCCGAGGCCGAGATCGAGCGCAAGGCGGGTCCGAAGCCGAAGGCGACGCTGGCACAATATTGCGACCACCTCGACTATCTCGCGGACCGCATCGGCCACGACCATGTCGGCATCGGCTCGGATTTCTTCGGCTGGATCAATCCCGACGGCCTCGAAGACACCACTGTCTTCCCCTCGCTGGTGGCGGAACTGATCCGACGCGGCTGGTCGGAAGAAAACCTCGAGAAGCTCGCCGGCGGCAACATGCTGCGCGTGATGAGGGCGGTGGAGCAGGCGGCGGATCGGCAAGCCTGA
- a CDS encoding methyl-accepting chemotaxis protein, whose amino-acid sequence MNLNNMKIGTKFVGAVVAIGLIGLSACLYAGQQMKQVDTDYSVMLDTRPKAILANARASRTANDLIAQTYKVIAYPAGSLGVAEAKVQGEASYKDTLAHLTEAATLLPEMKQRFEAFVAQARGLKASVDQAIQLGEQDENTRALAVMSTLDGKLRGLVNELVAFNAALLKDLDAKSEELTTTTNHTIAATLVASIAGLLLGLVGAILMSSRTVTRPLNSLKLAMGKLAAGSFDTAVVGDDRKDEIGDMARTVLVFKQNGLEMQRLEAESEQSRSASETQRQQIERDRVANAREQERLAAEQRQVMELLAGGLDLLSRGDLTCRIDAEVAAGYQKLRDDFNTAVTRLSETVSTIQATSADVGNSAREINMGADDLSKRTEEQASSLEETAATTEELAASVKASAHSSRQAVALAQEAMSVAQKGGAIVTDAVEAMSRIEQASKKISDITSVIDEIAFQTNLLALNAAVEAARAGDAGKGFAVVASEVRTLAQRSGDAAKDITALISESGREVEQGVALVRSAGEALGQIVEASKKVSATVSDISAASTEQANGIDEMSQTVAHMDEMTQQNAALAEESAASATSLMNQIQQLNRLVASFRTGAQAGRAPTPRYEAAMQPMRRSA is encoded by the coding sequence ATGAACCTCAACAATATGAAGATCGGCACGAAATTCGTCGGTGCCGTCGTAGCGATCGGCCTGATCGGACTGAGCGCCTGCCTTTATGCGGGCCAGCAGATGAAGCAAGTCGATACCGACTACTCCGTCATGCTGGACACCCGCCCCAAGGCGATCCTGGCCAATGCGCGCGCCTCGCGGACGGCAAACGACTTGATCGCGCAGACCTACAAGGTCATCGCCTACCCCGCCGGCTCGCTTGGGGTCGCCGAGGCCAAGGTGCAAGGCGAGGCATCATACAAGGATACCCTCGCTCACCTCACCGAGGCGGCCACGCTCCTCCCGGAGATGAAGCAGCGTTTCGAGGCCTTCGTCGCGCAGGCGCGCGGCCTAAAGGCCTCCGTCGACCAGGCCATCCAGCTTGGAGAGCAGGATGAGAACACCAGGGCGCTGGCGGTTATGAGCACGCTGGACGGCAAACTCCGGGGGCTCGTCAACGAGCTCGTTGCCTTCAACGCGGCGCTGCTCAAGGACCTCGATGCCAAATCCGAGGAATTGACGACGACGACCAACCACACCATCGCCGCCACGCTCGTCGCCAGCATTGCAGGGCTGCTGCTGGGACTCGTCGGTGCCATTCTGATGTCGTCGCGTACGGTCACCCGCCCGCTGAACAGCCTCAAGCTCGCCATGGGCAAGCTCGCTGCCGGCAGTTTCGACACGGCCGTTGTGGGAGACGATCGCAAGGACGAAATCGGCGACATGGCCAGAACCGTGCTTGTCTTCAAACAAAACGGGCTGGAGATGCAGCGTCTCGAAGCCGAGAGCGAACAGTCCCGCAGCGCCTCGGAAACGCAGCGCCAGCAGATCGAGCGCGATCGCGTCGCCAATGCCCGCGAGCAGGAGCGCCTCGCCGCGGAACAGCGTCAGGTCATGGAGTTGCTCGCCGGCGGGCTGGATCTGCTTTCGCGCGGCGATCTGACCTGCCGCATCGATGCCGAGGTTGCAGCGGGCTATCAGAAGCTCCGTGACGACTTCAACACGGCCGTCACCCGGCTGAGCGAGACCGTCTCCACCATCCAGGCCACCTCGGCCGATGTCGGCAACTCGGCCCGCGAGATCAATATGGGCGCCGACGATCTGTCGAAGCGTACCGAGGAGCAGGCCTCCTCGCTGGAAGAGACCGCAGCGACGACCGAAGAACTGGCCGCCTCCGTCAAGGCTTCGGCGCACTCCTCGAGGCAGGCCGTGGCGCTGGCCCAGGAGGCGATGTCCGTCGCGCAGAAGGGCGGCGCCATCGTCACCGACGCCGTCGAGGCGATGTCGCGAATCGAACAGGCCTCCAAGAAGATCTCCGACATCACCTCGGTGATCGACGAGATCGCCTTCCAGACCAATCTTCTGGCGCTGAACGCGGCGGTCGAGGCGGCCCGCGCCGGTGACGCCGGCAAGGGCTTCGCGGTCGTCGCGAGCGAGGTCCGCACCTTGGCCCAGCGCTCCGGCGACGCGGCCAAGGACATCACCGCGCTGATCAGCGAATCGGGTCGCGAGGTCGAGCAGGGCGTGGCGCTGGTGCGCTCGGCCGGCGAAGCACTCGGCCAGATCGTCGAGGCGTCGAAGAAGGTCTCCGCGACCGTCTCCGACATCTCCGCCGCCTCGACGGAGCAGGCGAACGGCATCGACGAGATGAGCCAGACCGTCGCGCATATGGACGAGATGACCCAGCAGAACGCCGCGCTGGCCGAGGAAAGCGCGGCCTCGGCCACCTCCCTGATGAACCAGATCCAGCAGCTCAACAGACTGGTCGCCAGCTTCCGCACCGGCGCACAGGCCGGCAGGGCTCCGACACCGCGCTACGAGGCCGCCATGCAGCCGATGCGGCGCAGCGCCTGA
- a CDS encoding RNA methyltransferase, giving the protein MPGSGTDRTRPPVEAPAPVVILVEPQMAENIGMCARAMANFGLSEMRLVAPRDGWPTGGGLKKGATSAASGATHILDNARLYPDAASAIADLNHVLATTARERGQMKRVVTPAEAMPPLAERIAAGERVGILFGRERIGLTNEEISFADAILTYPVDPAFASLNLAQAVLLAGYEWFKATSGEPPFREHNDSPPATRATVLSMFDYLESELDTCGFFPPGKKQIMTANLRDILHRLAMTEQEARTLRGVFKSLTEGPRRLRVPKPDGE; this is encoded by the coding sequence ATGCCCGGTTCCGGCACAGACCGCACCCGCCCGCCCGTCGAGGCACCCGCCCCGGTCGTCATCCTGGTCGAGCCGCAGATGGCCGAGAACATCGGCATGTGCGCCCGGGCCATGGCGAATTTCGGCCTGTCGGAGATGCGCCTCGTCGCCCCGCGCGACGGCTGGCCGACCGGAGGCGGGTTGAAGAAGGGCGCGACCTCGGCGGCCTCTGGGGCGACTCATATCCTCGACAACGCACGGCTCTATCCCGATGCGGCGAGCGCCATCGCCGATCTCAACCATGTGCTGGCCACCACGGCGCGCGAGCGCGGCCAGATGAAGCGCGTGGTCACGCCGGCCGAAGCGATGCCGCCGCTCGCGGAACGCATCGCTGCGGGCGAGCGGGTCGGCATCCTGTTCGGTCGCGAGCGCATAGGCCTGACCAATGAGGAGATCAGCTTCGCCGATGCGATCCTGACCTATCCCGTCGATCCGGCCTTCGCCTCGCTCAATCTTGCCCAGGCTGTTCTGCTCGCCGGCTACGAATGGTTCAAGGCGACCAGCGGCGAGCCTCCCTTCCGCGAGCACAACGACTCCCCGCCCGCGACACGCGCGACGGTCCTCTCCATGTTCGACTATCTCGAAAGCGAACTCGACACCTGCGGCTTCTTCCCCCCGGGCAAGAAGCAGATCATGACCGCCAATCTGCGCGACATCCTGCACCGGCTTGCAATGACCGAGCAGGAGGCCCGCACGCTGCGCGGCGTCTTCAAGTCGCTGACGGAGGGGCCGAGGCGATTGCGGGTGCCAAAGCCGGACGGGGAATAG
- a CDS encoding ABC transporter substrate-binding protein: MIDRRILLALAAGTVAGTRAGFAQSATLRIGYVPVIGASALFVLAGDGSARDAGFDLKLTKFDSGPNAIQAFASGTIDILVVGIAPVAVARARGLGASVVSAAAIGGTAFVAGPALAEAFARNGNEPAKTFAAFKAATGRPAKLGTLPPGGVPTVALHHWLWKIGKVDRSDVEIVNMGIEVVQQAMLTGAIDGGTLLEPSATLVSERDPRIKRIVNSPDMFPDIPGVVVAASENLIKSRPDLVERFVGLFHRATQQLRKEPAKAAPLVLAALGGGLVAEDTIARALASPAVRFTDDPASIRKATEALLAYQVELGDFPKAPSLDGLFDQALYERGVRIAATR; the protein is encoded by the coding sequence ATGATCGACCGTAGGATCTTGCTGGCCCTGGCCGCCGGCACCGTAGCCGGGACACGCGCCGGGTTCGCCCAGAGCGCCACGTTGCGCATCGGCTATGTGCCCGTGATCGGAGCCAGCGCCCTGTTCGTGCTGGCGGGCGACGGCTCGGCGCGGGACGCCGGCTTTGACCTGAAGCTCACCAAATTCGATTCCGGCCCGAATGCCATCCAGGCCTTCGCCTCGGGCACGATCGATATCCTGGTCGTCGGGATCGCCCCGGTCGCGGTCGCTCGGGCCCGCGGGCTCGGCGCCTCGGTCGTCTCCGCCGCCGCCATCGGCGGTACGGCCTTTGTGGCGGGGCCGGCCCTCGCCGAGGCCTTCGCCCGGAACGGCAACGAGCCGGCGAAAACCTTCGCCGCCTTCAAGGCCGCGACCGGCCGCCCAGCCAAGCTGGGCACCCTGCCGCCCGGCGGCGTACCGACGGTCGCCCTTCACCACTGGCTCTGGAAGATCGGCAAGGTCGATCGATCCGATGTCGAGATCGTCAACATGGGCATCGAGGTGGTGCAGCAAGCCATGCTGACCGGGGCCATCGACGGCGGCACGCTGCTCGAGCCCTCGGCCACCCTCGTCTCCGAGCGCGACCCGCGCATCAAGCGCATCGTCAATTCTCCCGACATGTTCCCGGATATTCCGGGCGTCGTCGTCGCGGCCTCGGAAAACCTCATCAAAAGCCGGCCCGATCTGGTCGAGCGTTTCGTCGGGCTGTTCCATCGCGCCACGCAACAGCTTCGCAAGGAGCCGGCCAAGGCCGCGCCCCTCGTGCTCGCCGCGCTCGGCGGCGGCCTCGTCGCCGAGGATACGATTGCCCGGGCCCTGGCTTCGCCCGCCGTGAGATTCACCGACGATCCCGCCAGCATCCGCAAGGCGACCGAAGCGCTTCTCGCCTATCAGGTCGAACTCGGCGACTTCCCCAAGGCGCCGTCACTCGACGGCCTGTTCGATCAGGCGCTCTACGAGCGCGGCGTGCGGATAGCGGCAACGCGCTGA
- a CDS encoding TonB-dependent hemoglobin/transferrin/lactoferrin family receptor → MGMHSGRLREGVALGALMLGLLASPAVAQQQGRAQPAPAVSAAENPVVLDQITVQGEAEAGTALVAGPTTTRTTRAELDRQQVQSLSDLSNRVEAGITFNRQTNSLNIRGLDGARVLTTIDGIRQPFLVDTRINRGAQNAFDFDSLSTLDLLRGGSGASTLGNGALGGALAVRTLDPEDLIRNGRSVGALAKTGYDSTDRAWFGSAATAARLNNTYFLLQGGFRDGHEIDSKGTVKTVGAARTAPNPNDFNQYNVLAKVYHYVDEVHRFGLTGELFKRADRFQTRSNAVSLTGNFRPGAYETGEDIERNRVSLSYDYKLPGSFFDEAHATLYWQRLKRNDLTSAWRFTSIVGPYGRDNENEENAYGFNGHVLKSFQTGALSHRVMLGTELRTTSLEQYSSGIDNCPARPASGQFTAPFTTCNNLHSNQADMPKIDGKLAGFYLHDEIGLLDNRLRVTPGLRYDWYEEKPQDTPAYSNGGSRPVGLPPSSSDSAWSPRIRLEYDVLKNAPWVKDVTVFAQWAKTFRAPTANELYGRFGGPGTYLRIGNPELRPEVGNGIDVGFRFGDKAFGGSLTYFHTNYRNFIEQVQIAPPGGLYPQNGIIGFQNLNRAEIQGIEANGQYAFAPNWLVRGSFAYTRGKNKDNDTYLNSIPPMQGIVAVAYGTDVWGAEVSAKMAAARDDVAATTGATQGFKAPGYAILNASAWWRPIPQIADLEVQVGVYNIFDRKYFDAVNVPTGVLAQARDYYSEPGRTVKATVKYQF, encoded by the coding sequence ATGGGGATGCATTCCGGCAGGCTGCGCGAAGGTGTCGCGCTCGGAGCTTTGATGTTGGGGCTTCTGGCTTCGCCGGCCGTCGCCCAGCAGCAGGGCCGGGCCCAACCGGCGCCGGCCGTGAGCGCCGCCGAGAACCCGGTCGTCCTCGACCAGATCACCGTCCAGGGTGAAGCCGAGGCGGGTACTGCGCTCGTGGCGGGGCCGACGACGACGCGCACGACCCGTGCGGAACTCGACCGGCAGCAGGTTCAGAGCCTGTCGGACCTGTCGAACCGGGTCGAGGCCGGCATCACCTTCAACCGCCAGACCAACTCGCTCAACATCCGCGGTCTCGACGGGGCGCGCGTGCTGACCACCATCGACGGCATCCGCCAGCCCTTCCTGGTCGACACGCGCATCAATCGCGGCGCCCAGAACGCCTTCGATTTCGATTCGCTCTCGACGCTGGACCTGCTTCGCGGCGGCAGCGGCGCCAGTACGCTCGGCAACGGGGCGCTCGGCGGCGCGCTCGCGGTGCGCACGCTTGATCCCGAGGACCTGATCCGGAATGGCCGCTCCGTCGGCGCGCTGGCCAAGACCGGCTATGACAGCACCGACCGCGCCTGGTTCGGCAGCGCTGCCACGGCGGCGCGCTTGAACAACACCTATTTCCTGCTGCAGGGCGGGTTTCGCGACGGCCACGAGATCGACAGCAAGGGCACGGTCAAGACCGTCGGCGCGGCCCGCACGGCGCCGAACCCGAACGACTTCAATCAGTACAATGTTCTGGCCAAGGTCTATCACTATGTCGACGAGGTGCATCGCTTCGGCCTGACCGGAGAGCTTTTCAAGCGCGCCGACAGGTTCCAGACACGCTCGAACGCGGTGTCGCTGACCGGCAATTTCCGTCCAGGCGCCTATGAGACAGGCGAGGATATCGAGCGCAACCGGGTGTCGCTGAGCTACGACTACAAGCTGCCAGGGAGCTTCTTCGACGAGGCCCATGCGACCCTCTACTGGCAGCGGCTGAAGCGCAACGACCTTACCAGCGCCTGGCGCTTCACCAGCATCGTCGGTCCCTATGGTCGCGACAACGAGAACGAAGAGAACGCCTATGGCTTCAACGGCCATGTGCTGAAGAGCTTCCAGACCGGCGCGCTCTCGCATCGCGTCATGCTCGGAACCGAACTGCGCACGACGTCGCTCGAACAATACTCGTCGGGTATCGACAACTGCCCGGCTCGCCCCGCTTCGGGACAGTTCACGGCGCCGTTTACGACCTGCAACAACCTGCATAGCAACCAGGCCGACATGCCCAAGATCGACGGCAAGCTCGCCGGCTTCTACCTGCACGACGAGATCGGCCTGCTCGACAATCGCCTGCGGGTCACGCCCGGCCTGCGCTACGACTGGTACGAGGAGAAGCCGCAGGACACGCCGGCCTACAGCAATGGCGGCTCGCGTCCGGTCGGCCTGCCACCATCATCGAGCGATTCCGCCTGGTCGCCGCGCATCCGGCTGGAATACGACGTCTTGAAGAATGCGCCCTGGGTGAAGGACGTCACCGTCTTCGCGCAATGGGCCAAGACCTTCCGCGCCCCGACGGCGAATGAGCTCTACGGCCGCTTCGGCGGGCCTGGCACCTATCTGCGGATCGGCAATCCCGAACTGCGCCCCGAAGTCGGAAACGGCATCGATGTCGGCTTCCGCTTCGGCGACAAGGCCTTCGGCGGTTCGCTGACCTATTTCCACACCAACTACCGCAACTTCATCGAGCAGGTTCAGATCGCTCCTCCGGGCGGGCTCTATCCTCAGAACGGTATCATCGGCTTCCAGAACCTCAACCGGGCGGAAATCCAGGGCATCGAGGCGAATGGGCAATATGCCTTTGCGCCGAACTGGCTGGTGCGCGGGTCGTTCGCCTATACACGCGGCAAGAACAAGGACAACGACACCTATCTGAACTCGATCCCGCCGATGCAGGGCATCGTCGCGGTCGCCTACGGGACGGATGTCTGGGGCGCGGAGGTGTCCGCCAAGATGGCCGCCGCGCGCGACGACGTCGCTGCCACGACCGGAGCGACGCAGGGCTTCAAGGCGCCGGGTTACGCCATCCTCAATGCCTCGGCCTGGTGGCGGCCGATCCCGCAGATCGCGGATCTCGAGGTCCAGGTCGGCGTCTACAACATCTTCGACCGCAAGTATTTCGACGCGGTCAACGTTCCCACCGGTGTGCTGGCGCAGGCCCGCGACTATTACAGCGAGCCCGGCCGGACGGTGAAGGCGACGGTGAAGTACCAGTTCTGA
- a CDS encoding flavin monoamine oxidase family protein: protein MLTGTGAIAAALAMPVRSAAAAEIDVVVIGAGAAGIAAAHALAAAGRKAIVLEARGRIGGRAFTDTSLGPAYDAGAMFIHWAEDNPWTSIAKDLGIDTPTETRGGGFQVFADGRPMPETDRQKRRGVFGQIDDRLGTADLTARDLSVAALLGDLSPDIAPIASSGLLLSIGEESDRISARDYQRLWSGDDLVVPSGYGNLVARHGQGLDIRLNEPVSAIAWDGPGVVITSRSGTLRANAVIVTVPVGVLKAGGIRFMPELPASTRDALNGLVMGALTKIALRVEGDRFGIAPGMSFLEAGSPKKLMNFDLFPDDKDIVIGYFGGDYARELSKAGLAEARSHVTELLTKMLGGDVGKTVKGCAFPAWWTDPYALGSYSVCLPGQEKARDALSAPIGGRIFIAGEATAGGGAMTVGGATLAGRAAAAAVARLKA from the coding sequence ATGTTGACAGGTACAGGCGCGATCGCGGCAGCGCTGGCGATGCCCGTTCGCAGCGCCGCTGCGGCAGAAATCGATGTCGTCGTCATCGGCGCAGGCGCCGCGGGCATCGCCGCGGCCCATGCGCTCGCCGCCGCCGGCCGCAAGGCGATCGTCCTCGAAGCGCGCGGCCGTATCGGAGGACGAGCCTTCACCGATACATCGCTCGGCCCCGCCTATGATGCCGGCGCCATGTTCATCCACTGGGCCGAGGACAATCCCTGGACGTCGATCGCGAAGGATCTCGGCATCGACACGCCGACCGAGACTCGGGGCGGCGGCTTCCAGGTCTTCGCCGACGGCAGGCCGATGCCCGAGACGGACCGGCAGAAACGACGCGGCGTCTTCGGCCAGATCGACGACCGCCTCGGAACCGCCGATCTCACGGCGCGCGACCTGTCGGTCGCCGCATTGCTCGGCGATCTCAGTCCCGACATCGCGCCGATCGCCTCTTCGGGGCTGCTGCTCTCCATCGGCGAGGAATCGGACCGCATCTCGGCACGCGACTATCAGCGCCTCTGGTCGGGCGACGATCTCGTCGTCCCCTCCGGCTATGGCAACCTCGTCGCCCGCCACGGCCAGGGTCTCGACATCCGCCTGAACGAGCCGGTCAGTGCCATCGCCTGGGATGGGCCGGGCGTCGTGATCACCAGCCGCTCGGGCACGCTGCGCGCCAATGCCGTCATCGTCACCGTCCCGGTCGGCGTGCTCAAGGCCGGCGGCATCCGCTTTATGCCCGAGCTGCCGGCCTCCACCCGCGACGCGCTGAACGGCCTCGTCATGGGCGCGCTGACCAAGATCGCACTCAGGGTCGAGGGCGACCGCTTCGGCATCGCGCCGGGCATGAGCTTTCTCGAGGCCGGCTCTCCGAAAAAGCTGATGAATTTCGATCTCTTCCCCGACGACAAGGACATCGTCATCGGCTATTTCGGCGGCGACTACGCCCGCGAACTGTCGAAGGCCGGCCTGGCGGAAGCCCGGTCGCACGTCACGGAACTGCTGACGAAAATGCTCGGCGGCGATGTCGGCAAGACTGTCAAAGGCTGTGCCTTTCCGGCCTGGTGGACCGACCCCTATGCGCTGGGCTCCTATTCCGTCTGCCTGCCCGGTCAGGAAAAGGCCCGCGACGCACTGAGCGCCCCGATCGGCGGCCGCATCTTCATCGCCGGCGAGGCGACGGCCGGCGGCGGCGCGATGACAGTCGGCGGCGCGACGCTGGCAGGCCGTGCGGCAGCCGCAGCGGTCGCGCGGCTTAAGGCTTGA
- a CDS encoding transposase: MRYRKHHLDLFDEASGTSLRIANTSPAIAAWLSGLADPAGSLIAFEATGPYDATLRRALEQAGLRFVRLNPARARDFARATGRLAKTDAIDARMLAAMARSLALEPDAPVEPARNALAQLHKRRDQLVAIRAAERVRLSEGQDQGGSLARHLAWLDDEIDTLERLISDALCANEALARTQALLRSAPGVGHVTATTLIALMPELGHVSPKAIAALAGLAPFNNDSGRHRGKRSIRGGRSRVRSALYMAALAAKRTCQRFKAFYDAILERSAAAKVALIAVARKLLTILNAMIKTNTAFQP, encoded by the coding sequence ATGCGATATCGCAAACACCATCTCGACCTGTTCGATGAGGCGAGTGGCACAAGTCTTCGTATCGCCAATACGAGCCCGGCCATCGCGGCCTGGCTGTCGGGGCTGGCCGATCCGGCCGGTAGCCTCATCGCCTTCGAGGCCACCGGCCCCTACGATGCAACCCTGCGCCGTGCGCTGGAACAGGCCGGCTTGCGTTTCGTGCGCCTCAATCCGGCGCGCGCGCGTGACTTCGCCCGCGCCACGGGGCGCCTGGCCAAGACCGATGCGATCGACGCCCGCATGCTCGCCGCCATGGCCCGCAGCCTCGCGCTGGAACCCGACGCACCTGTCGAGCCCGCTCGCAACGCTTTGGCCCAACTGCACAAACGCCGCGACCAGCTCGTCGCGATCCGTGCCGCCGAGCGCGTCCGTCTCAGCGAGGGACAGGACCAAGGCGGCAGCCTGGCGCGCCATCTCGCCTGGCTCGACGACGAGATCGACACGCTCGAGCGCCTCATCAGCGATGCCTTGTGCGCAAACGAGGCCCTGGCCCGTACGCAGGCTCTGTTGCGCTCGGCGCCGGGCGTCGGACACGTCACCGCAACCACCCTGATCGCGCTGATGCCAGAACTCGGACATGTCTCGCCAAAGGCGATAGCAGCCTTGGCGGGGCTGGCCCCCTTCAACAACGACAGCGGCCGCCACCGCGGCAAGCGCAGCATCAGGGGCGGGCGCAGCCGCGTCCGGAGCGCCCTCTACATGGCGGCACTGGCAGCCAAGCGAACCTGCCAGCGCTTCAAGGCCTTCTACGACGCCATCCTCGAACGAAGTGCCGCAGCAAAAGTCGCCCTGATCGCCGTCGCCAGAAAACTCCTCACAATCCTCAACGCCATGATCAAGACAAACACAGCCTTCCAGCCATGA